From the Cyclopterus lumpus isolate fCycLum1 chromosome 25, fCycLum1.pri, whole genome shotgun sequence genome, one window contains:
- the mrps23 gene encoding 28S ribosomal protein S23, mitochondrial — MAGSRLERFGTVFTRVRDLMRAGVIKPSEKPIWYDVYEAFPPKRDPLYVKPHTRPCTKKQEAVPEIFYREDEVRAKFYVQYGTGPRPLDLSRTKFVSTCQRFVDKYTELRSYNVLEEPALFEETGKALLTEGIVLRRRGPLPVSAGSRDPVLELKLTDMLAEQQSVSADSEETTETSA; from the exons ATGGCTGGCAGCAGGCTGGAGAGGTTCGGGACTGTATTCACCCG GGTTCGAGATCTGATGCGTGCTGGGGTCATAAAGCCGTCGGAGAAACCCATCTGGTATGATGTATATGAGGCTTTTCCACCCAAGAGGGACCCCCTCTATGTGAAGCCACATACTAGACCCTGTACcaagaaacaggaagctgtgcCGGAGATCTTCTACAGAGAGGATGAAGTTAGAGC GAAGTTCTATGTGCAGTATGGGACTGGTCCTCGGCCTTTAGATCTGTCCAGGACTAAATTTGTTTCGACGTGTCAGAG GTTTGTAGACAAGTACACAGAGTTGAGGAGCTACAATGTGCTGGAGGAGCCTGCTCTGTTTGAGGAGACGGGGAAGGCCTTACTCACAGAGGGCATCGTGCTAAGGCGGAGAGGACCACTTCCT GTGTCAGCAGGGTCCAGGGACCCAGTGCTCGAGCTGAAGCTGACAGACATGTTGGCGGAGCAGCAGTCTGTCAGTGCTGACAGCGAGGAGACGACAGAGACCTCGGCATAG